The following are encoded in a window of Rosa chinensis cultivar Old Blush chromosome 4, RchiOBHm-V2, whole genome shotgun sequence genomic DNA:
- the LOC112200821 gene encoding protein NRT1/ PTR FAMILY 8.3 isoform X2 has protein sequence MGSHEDGRSLLEDGLLQDEGEGLYTGDGSVDIKGNPVLKKNTGNWRACPFILGTECCERLAYYGIATNLVTYLTSKLHEGNVAAARNVTTWQGTCYLTPLIGAVLADAYWGRYWTIAVFSTIYFLGMCTLTLSATLPSLIPTECVGSVCPAASTSQYAVFFLGLYLIALGTGGIKPCVSSFGADQFDDTDSRERVKKGSFFNWFYFSINIGALISSSFIVYIQDNAGWGLGFGIPALFMAVAIISFFSGTPLYRFQRPGGSPLTRMCQVLVASFRKRSVNVPEDSSLLYETQDKISAIEGSRKLEHSDEFKCLDKAAVISEAEVKTGEFSNLWRLCTVTQVEEFKILIRMFPIWATGIVFSAVYAQMSTMFVEQGTMMDTSIGSFTIPPASLSTFDVISVIFWVPIYDRFIVPIARRFTGKERGFSELQRMGIGLFLSVLCMSAAAVVEIYRLQIAKELDLVDKDVAVPLSIFWQIPQYFLLGAAEIFTFIGQLEFFYDQSPDAMRSLCSALSLLTTALGNYLSSFILTVVTYLTTQGGSSGWIPDNLNSGHLDYFFWLLAGLSFINMVVYMVCARKYKQKKAS, from the exons atgggttcTCATGAGGACGGGAGATCGCTATTGGAAGATGGCCTTCTTCAG GATGAAGGCGAGGGATTGTACACAGGAGACGGCTCAGTCGACATTAAGGGAAATCCTGTTCTAAAGAAAAATACTGGAAACTGGAGAGCTTGCCCTTTCATTCTAG GTACCGAATGTTGTGAACGCTTGGCCTACTATGGGATTGCCACTAACCTGGTTACTTATCTTACAAGCAAATTGCACGAAGGAAATGTTGCTGCTGCAAGAAATGTTACCACTTGGCAGGGCACTTGCTATCTTACACCACTCATTGGGGCTGTCTTAGCAGATGCATACTGGGGAAGATACTGGACAATTGCTGTTTTTTCCACCATCTACTTTCTC GGAATGTGTACTTTGACTCTCTCGGCAACACTTCCTTCATTGATTCCAACTGAATGTGTTGGTTCAGTATGCCCTGCAGCTAGTACGTCACAGTATGCAGTGTTCTTCTTGGGGCTCTATCTGATTGCTCTAGGAACTGGTGGAATCAAGCCATGTGTTTCATCCTTTGGGGCGGATCAGTTTGATGATACTGATTCCAGGGAAAGGGTAAAGAAGGGATCTTTCTTCAACTGGTTTTACTTTTCTATCAACATTGGAGCTCTGATATCAAGTAGCTTTATAGTGTATATTCAAGACAATGCTGGATGGGGCCTAGGATTTGGTATTCCTGCATTGTTTATGGCTGTTGCTATTATTAGTTTCTTTTCAGGCACACCACTCTATAGATTTCAGAGACCAGGGGGAAGCCCTCTGACAAGAATGTGCCAGGTTTTGGTTGCCTCATTTCGTAAGCGGAGTGTGAATGTCCCTGAAGACAGTAGTCTCCTGTATGAGACACAAGATAAAATCTCCGCCATTGAAGGAAGTCGTAAACTGGAGCACAGTGATGAGTTCAA ATgtcttgataaagctgctgtgATATCAGAAGCAGAGGTCAAAACTGGGGAATTCTCCAATCTATGGAGGCTTTGCACTGTTACACAGGTGGAGGAATTCAAAATTTTAATCCGCATGTTCCCTATCTGGGCTACTGGAATTGTGTTTTCTGCTGTCTATGCCCAAATGTCAACTATGTTTGTGGAACAAGGGACGATGATGGATACATCTATTGGTTCTTTCACCATTCCCCCAGCCTCCCTCTCAACTTTTGATGTCATCAGTGTTATCTTCTGGGTCCCAATTTATGACAGGTTTATTGTCCCAATTGCGAGGAGATTTACTGGTAAAGAAAGGGGGTTCTCAGAGTTGCAAAGGATGGGCATTGGTCTCTTTCTTTCGGTCCTATGCATGTCAGCTGCTGCTGTGGTAGAGATTTATCGATTGCAGATTGCTAAAGAACTTGATTTGGTTGACAAAGATGTAGCTGTACCACTTAGTATCTTTTGGCAAATTCCTCAATACTTCTTGTTGGGCGCTGCAGAGATTTTCACATTCATTGGGCAACTCGAGTTCTTCTACGACCAATCTCCAGATGCCATGCGCAGTTTATGCAGCGCCTTATCACTTCTGACCACTGCACTGGGCAATTATCTGAGCTCTTTCATTCTGACGGTAGTAACTTACTTGACAACACAAGGTGGGAGTTCTGGATGGATCCCTGACAACTTGAATTCAGGTCATCTGGATTATTTCTTCTGGCTCTTAGCAGGACTCAGCTTTATAAACATGGTGGTGTACATGGTCTGCGCCAGGAAATATAAACAGAAGAAGGCTTCTTAA
- the LOC112200821 gene encoding protein NRT1/ PTR FAMILY 8.3 isoform X1, protein MGSHEDGRSLLEDGLLQVRKDEGEGLYTGDGSVDIKGNPVLKKNTGNWRACPFILGTECCERLAYYGIATNLVTYLTSKLHEGNVAAARNVTTWQGTCYLTPLIGAVLADAYWGRYWTIAVFSTIYFLGMCTLTLSATLPSLIPTECVGSVCPAASTSQYAVFFLGLYLIALGTGGIKPCVSSFGADQFDDTDSRERVKKGSFFNWFYFSINIGALISSSFIVYIQDNAGWGLGFGIPALFMAVAIISFFSGTPLYRFQRPGGSPLTRMCQVLVASFRKRSVNVPEDSSLLYETQDKISAIEGSRKLEHSDEFKCLDKAAVISEAEVKTGEFSNLWRLCTVTQVEEFKILIRMFPIWATGIVFSAVYAQMSTMFVEQGTMMDTSIGSFTIPPASLSTFDVISVIFWVPIYDRFIVPIARRFTGKERGFSELQRMGIGLFLSVLCMSAAAVVEIYRLQIAKELDLVDKDVAVPLSIFWQIPQYFLLGAAEIFTFIGQLEFFYDQSPDAMRSLCSALSLLTTALGNYLSSFILTVVTYLTTQGGSSGWIPDNLNSGHLDYFFWLLAGLSFINMVVYMVCARKYKQKKAS, encoded by the exons atgggttcTCATGAGGACGGGAGATCGCTATTGGAAGATGGCCTTCTTCAGGTTCGTAag GATGAAGGCGAGGGATTGTACACAGGAGACGGCTCAGTCGACATTAAGGGAAATCCTGTTCTAAAGAAAAATACTGGAAACTGGAGAGCTTGCCCTTTCATTCTAG GTACCGAATGTTGTGAACGCTTGGCCTACTATGGGATTGCCACTAACCTGGTTACTTATCTTACAAGCAAATTGCACGAAGGAAATGTTGCTGCTGCAAGAAATGTTACCACTTGGCAGGGCACTTGCTATCTTACACCACTCATTGGGGCTGTCTTAGCAGATGCATACTGGGGAAGATACTGGACAATTGCTGTTTTTTCCACCATCTACTTTCTC GGAATGTGTACTTTGACTCTCTCGGCAACACTTCCTTCATTGATTCCAACTGAATGTGTTGGTTCAGTATGCCCTGCAGCTAGTACGTCACAGTATGCAGTGTTCTTCTTGGGGCTCTATCTGATTGCTCTAGGAACTGGTGGAATCAAGCCATGTGTTTCATCCTTTGGGGCGGATCAGTTTGATGATACTGATTCCAGGGAAAGGGTAAAGAAGGGATCTTTCTTCAACTGGTTTTACTTTTCTATCAACATTGGAGCTCTGATATCAAGTAGCTTTATAGTGTATATTCAAGACAATGCTGGATGGGGCCTAGGATTTGGTATTCCTGCATTGTTTATGGCTGTTGCTATTATTAGTTTCTTTTCAGGCACACCACTCTATAGATTTCAGAGACCAGGGGGAAGCCCTCTGACAAGAATGTGCCAGGTTTTGGTTGCCTCATTTCGTAAGCGGAGTGTGAATGTCCCTGAAGACAGTAGTCTCCTGTATGAGACACAAGATAAAATCTCCGCCATTGAAGGAAGTCGTAAACTGGAGCACAGTGATGAGTTCAA ATgtcttgataaagctgctgtgATATCAGAAGCAGAGGTCAAAACTGGGGAATTCTCCAATCTATGGAGGCTTTGCACTGTTACACAGGTGGAGGAATTCAAAATTTTAATCCGCATGTTCCCTATCTGGGCTACTGGAATTGTGTTTTCTGCTGTCTATGCCCAAATGTCAACTATGTTTGTGGAACAAGGGACGATGATGGATACATCTATTGGTTCTTTCACCATTCCCCCAGCCTCCCTCTCAACTTTTGATGTCATCAGTGTTATCTTCTGGGTCCCAATTTATGACAGGTTTATTGTCCCAATTGCGAGGAGATTTACTGGTAAAGAAAGGGGGTTCTCAGAGTTGCAAAGGATGGGCATTGGTCTCTTTCTTTCGGTCCTATGCATGTCAGCTGCTGCTGTGGTAGAGATTTATCGATTGCAGATTGCTAAAGAACTTGATTTGGTTGACAAAGATGTAGCTGTACCACTTAGTATCTTTTGGCAAATTCCTCAATACTTCTTGTTGGGCGCTGCAGAGATTTTCACATTCATTGGGCAACTCGAGTTCTTCTACGACCAATCTCCAGATGCCATGCGCAGTTTATGCAGCGCCTTATCACTTCTGACCACTGCACTGGGCAATTATCTGAGCTCTTTCATTCTGACGGTAGTAACTTACTTGACAACACAAGGTGGGAGTTCTGGATGGATCCCTGACAACTTGAATTCAGGTCATCTGGATTATTTCTTCTGGCTCTTAGCAGGACTCAGCTTTATAAACATGGTGGTGTACATGGTCTGCGCCAGGAAATATAAACAGAAGAAGGCTTCTTAA